One window from the genome of Eucalyptus grandis isolate ANBG69807.140 chromosome 7, ASM1654582v1, whole genome shotgun sequence encodes:
- the LOC120295775 gene encoding dirigent protein 23-like yields the protein MAKPGLLAMVVTALALVVAALALPRKVDAWFNGLSHADRKTTRLHFYFHDTLSGRKPTAVRVAEATMTDKSPTGFGVVNMIDDPLTEGPEPESPLVGRAQGFYGSVGLESVALHMNMNLVFTTPEYNGSTLSILGHNPALETYREMPIVGGTGIFRLASGVVTAKTSFLNLTTGDAVVEYKVIALHY from the exons ATGGCGAAGCCAGGTTTACTGGCAATGGTGGTGACAGCTCTTGCTCTGGTGGTGGCAGCTCTTGCTCTG CCCCGGAAGGTGGACGCCTGGTTCAATGGGCTTAGCCATGCCGATCGCAAGACCACACGCCTCCACTTCTACTTCCACGACACGCTCTCTGGCAGGAAACCCACGGCAGTGCGCGTTGCCGAGGCCACGATGACCGACAAGTCCCCGACGGGTTTCGGGGTGGTCAACATGATCGACGACCCGCTGACCGAGGGCCCTGAGCCAGAGTCCCCCCTTGTTGGCCGGGCACAGGGGTTCTATGGCTCAGTTGGGCTCGAGTCGGTGGCCCTGCACATGAACATGAACCTCGTATTCACGACCCCGGAGTACAACGGCAGCACCCTGAGCATATTGGGCCACAACCCGGCACTCGAGACCTATCGGGAGATGCCTATCGTCGGTGGGACCGGCATTTTCCGGCTGGCAAGTGGGGTCGTGACGGCGAAGACGTCCTTTCTCAACCTCACCACCGGCGATGCTGTAGTTGAATACAAGGTCATAGCTTTGCATTACTAG
- the LOC104452530 gene encoding F-box protein SKIP22, giving the protein MDSEDLHGGRPREVADSEMVDSVPEDAPGADASGSAGDPGNSVSASVDFEGDGVVAADDSTGVRSKFSEPYFLRRVLREELGGDGGDHRLLVIAVQAVLLEPGFVAVDPVTGMPADRFHLSDQWPSAAFTMTLQYSLPELVARTQGLNVTESLVLKFESLGHFISVYGRLAKAKSVLIRVCLNERRFAPIIDVMWVKGDDNVEVNEDGGSLNLSSEKQVFEFWKIVKDGLALPLLIDLTERVGLPLPSCFTCLPTELKLRIFELLPGIDLARVGCVSSELRYLASDNDLWKQKYDEEFGERIESSREINWKLIFTSEAKKKRKWESSLWLWQMPTARMPFSVRFREFRTLPAFQES; this is encoded by the coding sequence ATGGATTCCGAAGATCTGCACGGGGGGCGGCCTCGGGAGGTTGCGGATTCGGAGATGGTCGATTCGGTGCCTGAAGATGCGCCGGGAGCCGATGCTTCGGGGAGCGCCGGGGATCCAGGTAATTCCGTCTCTGCAAGTGTTGATTTTGAGGGCGACGGCGTTGTGGCCGCGGATGACTCGACTGGGGTTCGCAGCAAGTTCTCCGAGCCTTACTTTCTGAGGAGGGTTTTGAGAGAGGAATTGGGTGGGGACGGTGGTGACCATAGGCTTCTGGTTATTGCGGTGCAAGCTGTTCTGCTGGAACCCGGTTTCGTCGCGGTTGATCCGGTGACTGGAATGCCTGCCGATCGGTTTCATCTCTCCGATCAATGGCCTTCCGCGGCATTTACGATGACGTTGCAGTACAGTCTGCCTGAGCTTGTGGCTAGGACGCAGGGTCTGAATGTAACTGAGAGTCTTGTTCTGAAGTTTGAGAGTTTAGGTCACTTTATAAGTGTCTATGGGCGTCTGGCTAAAGCCAAGTCGGTGTTGATTAGAGTCTGTTTGAACGAGCGCAGATTTGCTCCTATTATAGACGTGATGTGGGTGAAAGGCGATGACAATGTGGAAGTGAATGAGGATGGTGGATCTTTGAATCTGAGTTCTGAAAAACAAGTGTTTGAGTTTTGGAAGATTGTAAAAGATGGTTTGGCATTGCCGCTGTTGATAGACCTAACTGAAAGAGTCGGTTTGCCGCTTCCATCTTGCTTCACATGCCTTCCAACGGAACTGAAGCTCAGGATTTTCGAATTGCTTCCTGGAATTGACCTTGCAAGGGTAGGGTGTGTATCTTCTGAACTACGGTATTTGGCATCCGATAATGATTTGTGGAAGCAGAAGTATGATGAGGAGTTTGGAGAGCGGATAGAAAGCAGCCGAGAGATCAATTGGAAGCTGATTTTCACATCTgaggcgaagaagaagaggaagtggGAGAGTAGTTTGTGGTTGTGGCAGATGCCTACTGCTCGTATGCCTTTCTCCGTAAGGTTCAGAGAATTCCGAACCCTTCCGGCGTTCCAGGAGTCATAG